Proteins encoded in a region of the Hypomesus transpacificus isolate Combined female chromosome 17, fHypTra1, whole genome shotgun sequence genome:
- the cdip1 gene encoding cell death-inducing p53-target protein 1, translating into MSSDPPPPYSGGPSAPLVEEKNGQPVGQPAASAEAPLTVGPPQGQPLPPDYGPPPYEASLQPGFLPPHVPGDGPMPMPMLSPHGGFPAPPGHFIHPPPGHFGPGPVQFGPGPGQFGPGPVQFGPGPVQFGPGPGQFGPGFGPGPGHFYEGHATTVLSPQAAGARVTVLHGEIFQSLPVQTVCSHCHQAIVTRISYDVGLMNTLFCLFCFCVGCDLGCCLIPCLIDDLKDVTHTCPNCKGHIYTYKRIC; encoded by the exons ATGTCaagtgacccccctcccccctactctGGGGGCCCCAGTGCCCCTCTcgtggaggagaagaatggacaACCTGTCGGACAGCCTGCAGCCTCGG CCGAAGCTCCTTTAACTGTGGGCCCTCCCCAGGGACAGCCACTACCACCAGACTATGGTCCTCCACCCTATGAGGCCAGTCTACAGCCAGGCTTCCTGCCCCCACACGTCCCAGGTGATGGGCCCATGCCAATGCCCATGTTGTCACCACACG GTGgcttccctgctcctcctggtcACTTTATCCATCCACCACCAGGTCATTTTGGCCCTGGGCCGGTTCAGTTTGGCCCTGGGCCTGGTCAGTTTGGCCCTGGGCCGGTTCAGTTTGGCCCTGGGCCGGTTCAGTTTGGCCCTGGGCCTGGTCAGTTTGGCCCTGGGTTTGGCCCTGGGCCTGGCCACTTTTATGAAGGACATGCCACCACCGTCCTGTCACCTCAGGCTGCAGGCGCCAGAGTCACCGTCCTGCATGGGGAGATTTTCCAGTCCTTGCCGGTGCAGACTGTGTGTTCACACTGCCATCAGGCTATTGTCACCCGCATCTCTTACGACGTCGGCTTGATGAATACACTCTTCTGCCTCTTCTGCTTCTGTGTGGG GTGTGATCTGGGATGCTGCTTGATTCCCTGTCTGATTGATGACCTCAAGGATGTGACGCACACCTGCCCCAACTGCAAAGGCCACATCTACACATACAAGCGTATATGCTAA
- the polr3k gene encoding DNA-directed RNA polymerase III subunit RPC10: MLLFCPTCGNVLIVEEGQKCYRFACNTCPYVHNITRKVNNRKYPKLKEVDDVLGGAKAWENVDSTPEKCPKCEHPRAYFMQIQTRSADEPMTTFYKCCNIQCGHRWRD; encoded by the exons ATGCTGCTGTTTTGTCCGACATGTGGAAATGTGTTGATTGTCGAAGAAGGTCAGAAGTGTTACCGATTCGCCTGTAATACATGTCCCTATGTTCATAACATCACCAGGAAG GTAAACAACAGAAAATATCCCAAACTAAAAGAGGTTGACGATGTGCTTGGTGGTGCTAAAGCCTGGGAAAACGTTGACTCCACACCAG AAAAATGTCCGAAGTGTGAACACCCCCGAGCCTACTTCATGCAAATCCAGACCAGATCAGCTGATGAACCAATGACAACCTTTTATAAATGCTGCAATATCCAGTGTGGACATCGATGGAGAGATTAA
- the snrnp25 gene encoding U11/U12 small nuclear ribonucleoprotein 25 kDa protein isoform X2 codes for MGDNIPCSQLDERPSVENEDSEQVDEKISQIVEDTPSEEEDEEALPHSEILDIFEEGLARLVQDPLLCDLPIQVTLEEINSQIALEYGQAMTVRILKADGEVMPIVVVQNATVLDLKKAICRFMELKQQREGGVKYISWRYVWRTFHLMFQGEKLEDDKTKLKDYGIRNRDEVTFMKRLRKK; via the exons ATGGGAGATAACATCCCGTGCTCCCAGCTAGATGAGAGACCGTCTGTTGAAAATGAAGATTCTGAACAGGTAGATGAAAAGATCAGTCAAATAGTAGAGGATACACCgtcagaagaggaggatgaagaggcacTGCCACACTCGGAAATACTGGACATCTTTGAAGAGGGGCTGGCACGGCTTGTGCAGGACCCTCTGCTTTGTGACCTGCCAATTCAG GTAACACTAGAAGAGATCAATTCCCAAATAGCTTTGGAGTATGGTCAGGCCATGACTGTCCGAATATTAAAAGCTGATGGTGAAGTGATGC CCATAGTTGTGGTGCAAAATGCAACAGTACTGGATTTGAAGAAGGCCATCTGCAGATTCATGGAGCTCaaacagcagagggagggaggagtgaaatACATTAGCTG GAGGTATGTTTGGAGAACATTTCATTTAATGTTCCAAGGGGAGAAGCTTGAGGATGACAAAACAAAACTAAAAGA CTATGGAATCAGGAACAGAGATGAAGTGACATTCATGAAGAGGCTGAGGAAGAAATGA
- the snrnp25 gene encoding U11/U12 small nuclear ribonucleoprotein 25 kDa protein isoform X1, giving the protein MADRSEQQELDKISMKLNSLSFKKNQLNDRRNMLIVLQDYKSHVNYTNAGNSSAQQHEIDCIDAELREVAEKMKEMQNLYDELSQKRKKGVIHQSGLSVLPHSPDPYIILIEAPPMTPAPIVILDVTKLPPWPSQTQCPECRQFITTETVTSIGSVSCLVCMMLAMIGCLAGCCLLPFCTNYFKDVTHKCPKCRTCIHKITKL; this is encoded by the exons ATGGCAGACCGGTCTGAGCAACAGGAGCTGGACAAGATATCAATGAAGTTAAACAGCCTGTCATTCAAGAAGAATCAGCTTAATGACCGCCGTAACATGCTTATTGTGCTGCAGGATTACAAGAGCCATGTGAACTATACCAATGCAG GAAACAGCTCAGCGCAGCAGCATGAGATTGATTGCATCGATGCGGAGCTGAGGGAGGTGGCTGAAAAGATGAAAGAGATGCAGAACTTGTATGATGAGCTTAGCCAAAAACGAAAGAAAG GCGTTATTCATCAGAGTGGCTTGTCTGTTTTACCTCATAGCCCTGATCCCTACATTATTCTAATTGAAGCCCCACCCATGACACCAG CTCCCATTGTGATCCTGGACGTGACAAAACTCCCCCCGTGGCCGAGCCAAACACAATGCCCAGAGTGTCGACAATTCATCACCACAGAAACTGTCACTTCAATTGGAAGTGTGAGCTGCTTGGTGTGCATGATGTTGGCTATGATAGG CTGCTTAGCTGGCTGCTGCTTGCTTCCTTTCTGCACTAATTACTTTAAGGACGTCACCCACAAATGCCCTAAGTGTCGAACCTGCATCCACAAAATCACAAAGCTTTGA